The Pseudomonas sp. TH06 genome contains the following window.
CTGTCGATCAGGAAAGTTTCATGTTGGGGTGGGCGGCGCAGGCCTATGATGTTGGCACAAGATCGTCGCTTTTAATCCCGAGGGGAATCGTGCCATGCGCCTGAATATCGTCAAAGTGCTGTTGGTTGCTGCTGCGGTGTCAGTGTTGAGTGCCTGTTCAGGGGCGGGCGGGTTGACGACCACCAGTTGTTTTTCGGCGGATTGTCAGTCGTTGGATGGGCGTAGTAATGCGACGACGCTGAAGTTCGGCGGGAACAGTATTGGCAGCAGTCTTAATCAGTACAGTTCCGGCATGTTGCATGACGATTGAAATGCTCGGATGAATTGTGGCGAGGGAGCTTGCTCCCGCTGGGTTGCGGAGCAGCCCCAAAGGATGGGCCTGCTGCGCAGTCCAGCGGGAGCAAGCTCCCTCGCCACGGTTTTAGTTGCTTCGCTGAAAGATGGGGCGCTTTGTGACCCATCGGGGATGAATCCCCTCACCACAGCTTTTGTGGTTTATCGCGTTACAGGTAGTGTTTGAAGAACCCCGCCATTTTCTCTACCGCCGGGCCGACAAATTGTTCTTTGTCGTACAGGTCGATGTGGCTTGCGCCTTCAATCAATACCAACTCTTTGGGCTCCATTGCCTTCTCGATGGCCAATTCACTGAAGTAACGAGTATCGGCCTCAGTGCCGGCAATCATCAGCAACGGGTGCGGTGAGATCAGGTCGATGCGGTCGTAGGACGAGTACGCGGCAATCCGGTCGATGCTGGTGAACACGTAGGTGTTCGGCGAGTGCGGGTGCTGTGCCCGTGGGGTGCGGTAGTACTCGCTGCCTTCGCGATACAGCGTCGGGGTGCCTTCGGCGATGTCGGCCGGGTTGTCTGGCACGATCGGGTCGAGGCGCACGGGTTCGCCACGGGCTTCGCGGGTGCGTTGCTGGCCGACTTCTTCGAGCAATTGTTTGAGCTGCTCAGGAGTGCCGGTGCCGCCAAGGCCTTCGCGGAACAGCAGGCCGATGTCGGCGGCGCTGACGGTGGCGACGGCGCGGATGCGTCGGTCAGTCTGGGCGGCGAAGGGCACGTAGCCACCGGCCGCGCAGATGCCGAGGGCGCCGATGCGTTGCGGGTTGACCGAAGCATGGTTGGACAGAAAGTCGACCGCGCCTTTGAAATCTTCAGCACGCACGAACGGATCTTCGAGGAAGCGCGGTTCGCCTTCGCTTTCGCCTTGGTAGCTGGCGTCGAAGGCGAGGGCAATCAGGCCTTTTTCGGCGAGTTTCTGTGCGTAGAGGCCGGCGGTCTGCTCTTTGACGCCGCCGAACGGGTGGCCGACGACGATGGCCGGGCGTTGTTCGCCGGGTTGCAGGTCGTTCGGGGTGTAGAGGTGGCCGGCGAGTTTGAGGCCGTTGCTGAGGAAGCTGATGTTGGTTTTCATTGGTGCACTCCACGGGTTGGTGCGGTGCCGCAGGTGGCGGCTGACGAGGCAAAGA
Protein-coding sequences here:
- a CDS encoding alpha/beta hydrolase, translated to MKTNISFLSNGLKLAGHLYTPNDLQPGEQRPAIVVGHPFGGVKEQTAGLYAQKLAEKGLIALAFDASYQGESEGEPRFLEDPFVRAEDFKGAVDFLSNHASVNPQRIGALGICAAGGYVPFAAQTDRRIRAVATVSAADIGLLFREGLGGTGTPEQLKQLLEEVGQQRTREARGEPVRLDPIVPDNPADIAEGTPTLYREGSEYYRTPRAQHPHSPNTYVFTSIDRIAAYSSYDRIDLISPHPLLMIAGTEADTRYFSELAIEKAMEPKELVLIEGASHIDLYDKEQFVGPAVEKMAGFFKHYL